A part of Aegilops tauschii subsp. strangulata cultivar AL8/78 chromosome 2, Aet v6.0, whole genome shotgun sequence genomic DNA contains:
- the LOC109752618 gene encoding LOW QUALITY PROTEIN: probable metal-nicotianamine transporter YSL5 (The sequence of the model RefSeq protein was modified relative to this genomic sequence to represent the inferred CDS: inserted 1 base in 1 codon), with protein MLKSKPLAPPRHTPHSSPEAQPPAPGPSYPPPPXPPPPWREQLTLRGVAVAAALGSLLCLVIHRLNLTVGVIPALNVASGLLAFFLTTAWRAAAGRLGFGRRSPFTRQENTVIQTCAIACGGLAFSGCSASYIFAMDRRTYELVGPDYPGNRVEDVKDPSLGWMIGFLYLIALLGPFAIVMLRKVLVVDYKLAFPGGTATALMINSLHGEKEADVTGKKVRCLVKYMSLSFAWSFFKWFFSGVGDSCGFDNFPTFGVAAFKNTFYFNFNPSYVGYGLISPHIVNCSVFLGSVISWGFLWPFIAKQSGDWYPDNLSSSDFRGLYGYKVFVAISIILGDGLYNLVKIFVVIAREICIVQLKKGDQPVQALQDNKNSRQSRDDELQIEMFFKDRIPTRFAVSGYIVLAAISTAAVPTIFPQLKWYLVLVCYLLAPAIAFCNSYGMGLTNLNLAPTYGKIALFIFASLVGSSDGGVIAGLAACGIIMSIACSAADLMQDFKCGYLTLSSPRSMFISQLTGVVLGCVIAPLTLWLFWVAFDIGDPDGEYKAPFAIIFREMAILGVEGVAALPQHCLEICCAFFLAALAINLLRDVTPASASRFIPIPMAMAVPFYIGAFFGVDMLIGTVILFVWQKLNRRGADDYAVAVASGLICGDGIWSIPSAVLSILRIDPPVCMAFRPSSAFSR; from the exons ATGCTGAAATCCAAACCCTTGGCGCCACCACGTCATACCCCCCACTCCTCGCCGGAGGCCCAGCCGCCGGCGCCCGGGCCCTCCTACCCTCCGCCTC TGCCGCCACCGCCATGGCGGGAGCAGCTCACCCTCCGGGGCGTCGCCGTCGCGGCGGCGCTGGGCTCGCTGCTCTGCCTGGTGATCCACcgcctcaacctcaccgtcgggGTCATCCCGGCCCTCAACGTCGCCTCCGGCCTCCTCGCCTTCTTCCTCACCACCGCCTGGCGGGCCGCCGCCGGGAGGCTAGGGTTCGGCCGCAGGAGCCCGTTCACCAGGCAGGAGAACACCGTCATCCAGACCTGCGCCATCGCGTGCGGCGGCCTCGCGTTCAGCG GGTGCTCGGCATCGTACATCTTCGCGATGGATAGGAGGACGTATGAGCTCGTCGGGCCTGACTATCCGGGTAACCGAGTGGAAGACGTCAAAGATCCCTCGCTTGGTTGGATGATCGGTTTCCTGTATCTCATTGCTCTTCTCGGGCCATTTGCTATTGTCATGCTACGAAAG GTATTGGTGGTTGATTACAAGCTTGCATTTCCTGGTGGGACAGCTACAGCTCTGATGATTAATAGCTTGCATGGAGAAAAAGAGGCTGATGTTACAGG AAAGAAAGTCCGTTGCCTTGTAAAGTACATGAGCCTGAGTTTTGCCTGGAGCTTCTTTAAGTGGTTCTTTAGTGGTGTTGGTGACTCTTGTGGTTTTGACAATTTCCCAACATTTGGAGTTGCAGCTTTTAAGAACAC GTTTTATTTCAACTTCAATCCCAGTTATGTTGGGTATGGTCTTATTTCTCCCCATATTGTTAACTGCTCAGTTTTTCTTGGGTCAGTCATATCATGGGGTTTTCTTTGGCCATTTATCGCTAAGCAATCTGGTGATTGGTACCCAGATAACCTTAGTAGCAGTGACTTCAGAGGCCTATATGGTTACAAG GTTTTTGTAGCCATTTCCATCATACTTGGAGATGGCCTCTACAACTTGGTAAAAATCTTTGTTGTCATTGCAAGAGAAATCTGTATTGTGCAATTAAAAAAAGGTGATCAGCCTGTTCAAGCTCTTCAAG ATAATAAGAACTCTAGACAATCAAGGGATGATGAGCTTCAAATTGAGATGTTCTTCAAAGATAGGATACCCACACGGTTTGCTGTTTCTGGTTACATTGTACTTGCAGCAATATCCACCGCAGCTGTGCCCACCATATTTCCCCAGCTGAAGTGGTATCTTGTGCTTGTCTGCTACTTACTTGCTCCGGCCATTGCCTTCTGCAACTCCTACGGGATGGGCCTCACAAACTTGAACCTTGCACCCACCTATGGCAAGATTGCCCTCTTTATATTCGCCTCGCTTGTCGGCAGCAGCGATGGTGGCGTCATTGCCGGCCTTGCAGCATGTGGCATAATCATGTCCATTGCCTGCTCTGCGGCAGATCTGATGCAGGACTTCAAGTGCGGCTacctcaccctctcttcaccacgCTCAATGTTCATCTCCCAGCTAACTGGCGTCGTGCTCGGATGCGTCATTGCTCCGCTCACACTGTGGCTCTTCTGGGTGGCCTTCGATATCGGCGACCCTGATGGCGAGTACAAGGCTCCGTTCGCCATCATCTTCAGGGAGATGGCCATTCTTGGGGTCGAAGGTGTTGCCGCTCTGCCCCAGCACTGCCTCGAGATCTGTTGTGCATTCTTCTTGGCCGCGTTGGCCATCAATCTCCTTAGGGATGTGACGCCCGCCAGTGCGTCGAGGTTTATCCCCATACCGATGGCGATGGCTGTGCCGTTCTACATTGGTGCTTTCTTCGGCGTGGACATGTTGATTGGGACGGTAATCTTGTTCGTGTGGCAGAAGTTGAACCGGAGGGGTGCTGATGATTATGCGGTGGCAGTGGCGTCCGGGCTGATCTGTGGGGATGGGATATGGAGCATTCCATCTGCTGTTCTGTCCATCCTGAGAATTGATCCACCGGTCTGCATGGCCTTCAGGCCGTCCTCTGCCTTTTCCAGGTGA